From the Pomacea canaliculata isolate SZHN2017 linkage group LG4, ASM307304v1, whole genome shotgun sequence genome, one window contains:
- the LOC112563205 gene encoding leucine-rich repeat and WD repeat-containing protein 1-like isoform X3, translated as MEIVMMMVSKCGLVHLSPLHTNQDSVSGETGNILATCGRDTVCLIDVLTGKIMKRFKDPDKENFYSLAWTVLEQEGKCASILAVAGEGGAVKMIYPDQLVVYDVIRGHRRGINCLCFHSSEPRLLFSGSTDRSIMLWDIGLPGMKVVNHSPLLQINLSDMVGDPLSLMFSASSNTLVSATEKGCFGWALGRVSHLASSKDVIKTPKMSFQHPEDGCSLETIDGLVSLGGGFVATKRVGAGEILVWNLEEHMKSKAKNISITPFVKLQCSKTDVKYISLGYSAGLLCLGDNEGKIYLYNLKDLPKTSMPLLKPSRVLEWPQVDNLKTDKEGEVVINTVAISSDHRFIIGGTDNNLVCVWQQI; from the exons ATGgaaatagtgatgatgatggtatcAAAGTGTGGTCTTGTGCATTTGAGCCCTCTCCACACAAACCAG GACAGTGTTTCAGGTGAGACAGGAAACATTCTTGCAACCTGTGGAAGAGATACTGTATGCCTTATTGATGTGCTAACCGGCAAGATCATGAAGAGATTTAAGGATCCTGACAAGGAG AACTTTTACTCCCTAGCATGGACAGTTTTGGAGCAAGAAGGAAAATGTGCCAGTATTCTAGCTGTGGCAG GTGAAGGAGGAGCAGTGAAAATGATTTACCCAGATCAGCTGGTTGTGTATGATGTCATTAGAGGCCACAGAAGAGGGATCAATTGTCTCTGCTTTCATTCATCTGAGCCTCGTCTGCTCTTCA GTGGATCTACAGATAGAAGCATTATGCTCTGGGATATCGGTTTACCAGGTATGAAGGTTGTAAATCACAG TCCACTTTTACAAATCAATTTATCTGACATGGTGGGGGACCCTCTGAGCTTGATGTTCAGTGCCAGCAGCAATACACTGGTGTCAGCAACAGAGAAGGGATGCTTTGGATGGGCTTTGGGAAGAGTTAGCCATCTTGCTTCCTCTAAAGATGTCATTAA AACACCAAAGATGTCATTTCAACATCCTGAGGATGGCTGCAGTCTTGAAACTATTGATGGTCTGGTGTCTCTTGGTGGTGGATTTGTTG CCACAAAACGTGTTGGAGCTGGTGAAATTTTAGTTTGGAACTTGGAGGAACACATGAAGAGCAAAgctaaaaacatttcaataactCCATTTGTAAAATTACAGTGTTCCAAAACAGACGTAAAGTATATAAGTTTGGGATATTCTGCTG GATTGCTGTGTCTAGGAGATAATGAAGGAAAAATCTACTTGTACAATCTGAAAGATTTGCCAAAGACTAGCATGCCCCTATTGAAACCATCTCGA GTACTTGAATGGCCACAAGTGGATAATTTGAAGACAGACAAGGAAGGAGAG GTTGTGATAAACACAGTGGCCATCAGTTCAGACCACAGATTTATTATTGGTGGAACAGACAAtaatcttgtgtgtgtgtggcaacaaatctag
- the LOC112563205 gene encoding leucine-rich repeat and WD repeat-containing protein 1-like isoform X2, producing MSRAVRQSQKAAPVCLPDVADYEPRKFLRCHGNSDDDGIKVWSCAFEPSPHKPGETGNILATCGRDTVCLIDVLTGKIMKRFKDPDKENFYSLAWTVLEQEGKCASILAVAGEGGAVKMIYPDQLVVYDVIRGHRRGINCLCFHSSEPRLLFSGSTDRSIMLWDIGLPGMKVVNHSPLLQINLSDMVGDPLSLMFSASSNTLVSATEKGCFGWALGRVSHLASSKDVIKTPKMSFQHPEDGCSLETIDGLVSLGGGFVATKRVGAGEILVWNLEEHMKSKAKNISITPFVKLQCSKTDVKYISLGYSAGLLCLGDNEGKIYLYNLKDLPKTSMPLLKPSRVLEWPQVDNLKTDKEGEVVINTVAISSDHRFIIGGTDNNLVCVWQQI from the exons ATGTCTAGAGCAGTGAGACAGAGCCAAAAGGCAGCGCCAGTCTGTTTG CCGGACGTAGCAGACTATGAACCAAGAAAATTCCTGAGATGCCATGgaaatagtgatgatgatggtatcAAAGTGTGGTCTTGTGCATTTGAGCCCTCTCCACACAAACCAG GTGAGACAGGAAACATTCTTGCAACCTGTGGAAGAGATACTGTATGCCTTATTGATGTGCTAACCGGCAAGATCATGAAGAGATTTAAGGATCCTGACAAGGAG AACTTTTACTCCCTAGCATGGACAGTTTTGGAGCAAGAAGGAAAATGTGCCAGTATTCTAGCTGTGGCAG GTGAAGGAGGAGCAGTGAAAATGATTTACCCAGATCAGCTGGTTGTGTATGATGTCATTAGAGGCCACAGAAGAGGGATCAATTGTCTCTGCTTTCATTCATCTGAGCCTCGTCTGCTCTTCA GTGGATCTACAGATAGAAGCATTATGCTCTGGGATATCGGTTTACCAGGTATGAAGGTTGTAAATCACAG TCCACTTTTACAAATCAATTTATCTGACATGGTGGGGGACCCTCTGAGCTTGATGTTCAGTGCCAGCAGCAATACACTGGTGTCAGCAACAGAGAAGGGATGCTTTGGATGGGCTTTGGGAAGAGTTAGCCATCTTGCTTCCTCTAAAGATGTCATTAA AACACCAAAGATGTCATTTCAACATCCTGAGGATGGCTGCAGTCTTGAAACTATTGATGGTCTGGTGTCTCTTGGTGGTGGATTTGTTG CCACAAAACGTGTTGGAGCTGGTGAAATTTTAGTTTGGAACTTGGAGGAACACATGAAGAGCAAAgctaaaaacatttcaataactCCATTTGTAAAATTACAGTGTTCCAAAACAGACGTAAAGTATATAAGTTTGGGATATTCTGCTG GATTGCTGTGTCTAGGAGATAATGAAGGAAAAATCTACTTGTACAATCTGAAAGATTTGCCAAAGACTAGCATGCCCCTATTGAAACCATCTCGA GTACTTGAATGGCCACAAGTGGATAATTTGAAGACAGACAAGGAAGGAGAG GTTGTGATAAACACAGTGGCCATCAGTTCAGACCACAGATTTATTATTGGTGGAACAGACAAtaatcttgtgtgtgtgtggcaacaaatctag
- the LOC112563205 gene encoding leucine-rich repeat and WD repeat-containing protein 1-like isoform X1, which yields MKFYHSLPSYSKVVFRKMSRAVRQSQKAAPVCLPDVADYEPRKFLRCHGNSDDDGIKVWSCAFEPSPHKPGETGNILATCGRDTVCLIDVLTGKIMKRFKDPDKENFYSLAWTVLEQEGKCASILAVAGEGGAVKMIYPDQLVVYDVIRGHRRGINCLCFHSSEPRLLFSGSTDRSIMLWDIGLPGMKVVNHSPLLQINLSDMVGDPLSLMFSASSNTLVSATEKGCFGWALGRVSHLASSKDVIKTPKMSFQHPEDGCSLETIDGLVSLGGGFVATKRVGAGEILVWNLEEHMKSKAKNISITPFVKLQCSKTDVKYISLGYSAGLLCLGDNEGKIYLYNLKDLPKTSMPLLKPSRVLEWPQVDNLKTDKEGEVVINTVAISSDHRFIIGGTDNNLVCVWQQI from the exons ATGAAGTTTTATCACTCATTGCCCTCCTATTCAAAa gtggtCTTTAGAAAGATGTCTAGAGCAGTGAGACAGAGCCAAAAGGCAGCGCCAGTCTGTTTG CCGGACGTAGCAGACTATGAACCAAGAAAATTCCTGAGATGCCATGgaaatagtgatgatgatggtatcAAAGTGTGGTCTTGTGCATTTGAGCCCTCTCCACACAAACCAG GTGAGACAGGAAACATTCTTGCAACCTGTGGAAGAGATACTGTATGCCTTATTGATGTGCTAACCGGCAAGATCATGAAGAGATTTAAGGATCCTGACAAGGAG AACTTTTACTCCCTAGCATGGACAGTTTTGGAGCAAGAAGGAAAATGTGCCAGTATTCTAGCTGTGGCAG GTGAAGGAGGAGCAGTGAAAATGATTTACCCAGATCAGCTGGTTGTGTATGATGTCATTAGAGGCCACAGAAGAGGGATCAATTGTCTCTGCTTTCATTCATCTGAGCCTCGTCTGCTCTTCA GTGGATCTACAGATAGAAGCATTATGCTCTGGGATATCGGTTTACCAGGTATGAAGGTTGTAAATCACAG TCCACTTTTACAAATCAATTTATCTGACATGGTGGGGGACCCTCTGAGCTTGATGTTCAGTGCCAGCAGCAATACACTGGTGTCAGCAACAGAGAAGGGATGCTTTGGATGGGCTTTGGGAAGAGTTAGCCATCTTGCTTCCTCTAAAGATGTCATTAA AACACCAAAGATGTCATTTCAACATCCTGAGGATGGCTGCAGTCTTGAAACTATTGATGGTCTGGTGTCTCTTGGTGGTGGATTTGTTG CCACAAAACGTGTTGGAGCTGGTGAAATTTTAGTTTGGAACTTGGAGGAACACATGAAGAGCAAAgctaaaaacatttcaataactCCATTTGTAAAATTACAGTGTTCCAAAACAGACGTAAAGTATATAAGTTTGGGATATTCTGCTG GATTGCTGTGTCTAGGAGATAATGAAGGAAAAATCTACTTGTACAATCTGAAAGATTTGCCAAAGACTAGCATGCCCCTATTGAAACCATCTCGA GTACTTGAATGGCCACAAGTGGATAATTTGAAGACAGACAAGGAAGGAGAG GTTGTGATAAACACAGTGGCCATCAGTTCAGACCACAGATTTATTATTGGTGGAACAGACAAtaatcttgtgtgtgtgtggcaacaaatctag
- the LOC112563213 gene encoding 39S ribosomal protein L50, mitochondrial-like produces MSASVLLKVCRGGHAAVKSPWNTWMRTAFFWKKKDERLPQDKVALEDERLQTTPTTKILKKKIGLQTVAGYTPPADVEERVEQITREVCGDIKDWKTYVFENNNIKFKILTRLIAEFDHNIPNVDLASLHSIGDALAFFNKPVKDTSKYEDLAKLDLPPNVHIQLEALRFDPATDTMFGGISAFPDRPTIVKSIRYRKKYGKND; encoded by the exons ATGTCTGCGTCTGTGTTACTAAAGGTTTGCCGAGGAGGTCATGCGGCTGTAAAAAGTCCATGGAAT ACATGGATGAGAACAGCATTcttctggaaaaagaaagatgagcgACTGCCACAAGACAAGGTTGCTCTGGAAGATGAAAGACTGCAGACTACACCCACtacaaaaattcttaaaaaaaagat AGGCCTACAGACAGTTGCAGGCTACACACCACCAGCAGATGTTGAAGAGCGTGTTGAACAAATTACCAGAGAAGTGTGTGGGGATATTAAAGATTGGAAAACTTATGTCTTtgaaaacaacaatattaaatTTAAG attTTGACACGATTGATAGCAGAGTTTGATCACAACATCCCAAACGTTGATCTAGCTAGCCTCCATTCTATTGGAGATGCTCTTGCATTCTTCAATAAACCAGTGAAAGATACTTCCAAGTATGAAGACCTTGCAAAATTGGACCTACCTCCTAATGTCCACATTCAACTGGAGGCTTTACGTTTTGACCCAGCCACAGACACTATGTTTGGGGGAATTTCAGCATTTCCTGACCGGCCCACAATAGTCAAAAGTATTaggtacagaaaaaaatatgggaaAAATGACTGA